One Triticum dicoccoides isolate Atlit2015 ecotype Zavitan chromosome 5B, WEW_v2.0, whole genome shotgun sequence genomic window carries:
- the LOC119305160 gene encoding outer envelope pore protein 16-2, chloroplastic-like, giving the protein MGSRLDARTLKDEVASMDRRPLLDLGHPLLNRVADSFIRAAGVGAARAVSREAYFVAVEGMWGDSTGLDSTAKRSHFSSARGDDGQKSLDAVVKSASKEAIQWGLAAGVYSGITYGLREARGHHDWKNSAIAGAIAGAAVALTGDNGHSDHVVHFAITGAALSSAATMLSGIF; this is encoded by the exons ATGGGCAGCAGGCTTGACGCGCGCACGCTCAAGGACGAGGTGGCGAGCATGGACCGGCGCCCGCTCCTCGACCTCGGCCACCCGCTCCTCAACCGCGTCGCCGACAGCTTCATCCGCGCCGCCGGA GTCGGAGCGGCGAGGGCGGTGTCGCGGGAGGCCTACTTCGTCGCAGTCGAAGGGATGTGGGGAGACTCGACGGGGCTGGACAGCACCGCCAAGAGGAGCCATTTCTCCAGCGCCAGAG GGGATGACGGCCAGAAGTCGCTCGACGCAGTG GTTAAATCGGCAAGCAAGGAGGCCATCCAGTGGG GATTGGCAGCCGGAGTCTACTCTGGGATAACGTACGGTCTGAGAGAGGCAAGAGGACACCATGACTGG aagAACAGCGCGATAGCAGGGGCGATTGCGGGAGCGGCAGTCGCGCTGACCGGGGACAACGGGCACTCCGACCACGTCGTCCATTTCGCCATCACCGGAGCCGCACTGTCGAGCGCGGCGACCATGCTCTCCGGCATATTCTAA